The Thioalkalivibrio thiocyanodenitrificans ARhD 1 nucleotide sequence CTGATCCCGGGCATGCGTGACTACTACCTGTTCCACACGGAATCGCCGGACTCCGGGGTCTTCGAAGGCTTCGGGGGGGAGGTCCCGCCGGACGTCCGGGCCGTCCTGGACGAGACGCCCGCCCGGCTCATGGCCGCCGCGCGTCTGCTGACCGCCACGCCCCGGCCGGAGCGGATGGGCGCCCTGGACCCGGATGCCGATCGCTCCATCGCCACCGCCTACGGCCTGGTGGAACGCCCGGCCGAACCGGCCCCCGGCTATGACCTGCTGGATGCCCGCGGGGAACGCCACACGCTGGAGGAAAGCCTGGGCCGGGTCACGCTGGTGAACTTCTGGGCCACCTGGTGCCCGCCCTGTGTCCACGAGATCCCCTCCATGAACCGGCTGGCCGCGGCCTATCACGAGGACGAGTTCGCCATCGTCTCCATCAATTTCCAGGAAGACGCGGCGCACATCCTGGCGTTCATGGACGAGGTGCAGGTGGACTTTCCCGTGCTCATGGACGTGGACGGCGCCGTATCCGCCCGCTGGCGGGTGTTCGCCCTGCCCAGTTCTTTCCTGCTGGACGCCCGGGGCCGGGTCCGCTACTCGGTCAATACCGCCATCGAATGGGACACCGAAGAGGTCCGGGCGGTGATCGACCGGCTGCGCAGCGAGGAATGACGGGGACGGCGGGTCCCGCGGGGCCGATCTATACTTGAAGGCAGGTTCAGCTTCACGGAGGCATGACCATGGCCATCGCGGAAACCCTCAAGGCCTTTCTGGACGGGCATGGCGTGGATTACCAGGTGGTGACACATGCCCATACCCCGTCGGCCAATCGCAGCGCCGAGGCGGCGCATGTGCCGGGAGACTCCCTGGCGAAGGCCGTGGTTCTGGAGAACGGCGGCCAGCTCCTGCTGGCCGCCCTCCCCGCCACCCGGCGGCTCAAGCTGGGGCGCCTGCACCAGGCCCTGGGCGAGCACGTGGGCCTGGCCACCGAAGCGGAGATGGGACGCCTGTTTCCGGACTGCGAGCGCGGCGCCGTGCCGGCCCTGGGCGCCGCCTACGGCATGGAGACCCTGCTGGATGACAGCCTCGCGGCACAGGACGACGTCTACATCGAGGGCGGCGACCACGAGTCGCTGATCCACCTGAGCGGCGAGTCTTTCCGCACCCTGCTGGGCCAGGCGCGCCACGGGGATTTCAGCACCCATGTCTGACCGGTGAGGGCGTGACCCGGGGCGCGGCGCGGGTGGTCCTGAGGCGCGCGGAACAGTATGATCCGGCCTGACCCGCAAGGGTTGGAACCCGAATCCACTGAACGGACGCCCATGGACAATCTCAAGCGCGCCATCGAGCAGCATCACCGGCGCCTGGAAGGCCTGCTGCACGACCCCCTGCAACGCATCGCCCAACGACTGCCGGCCGCCTGGCCCGACCGGGAGGCGCTGGACGCCGTGCTCGAGCCCGCCATTCGGGAGATCCCCGAATGCACGTTTCTCTACGCGGTGAACACCGCCGGGGTGCAGCTCTCCGACAACATCGCCCGAACCGGCCTGCTGCCCGAGTATTTCGGTCGCGACCGTTCCCAGCGGCCGTACATGAAGGAGGTGGTCCCGGCGGACGGATTCCTGCTGTCCGACGCCTATATCAGCCTGTATGCCCGGCGCCCGTCGATCACCGCACTGCAGCTGATCCGCGACGCGGAGGGCAACGCACTGGGCTTTCTCGGTGCGGATTTCGACCTGCGCAACCTGCCCGACATCGCCAGCCTCTACGAGGAGACCACGGAATGGCGCCAGATCAAGGGCGATCCGTCCATCCGCGGGGCGGTGTTTCAGCAAAGCCGCGCCGAGAGCGTCATGGACCGGGAGATGGAGTCGGTGCTGTCCATCCTGGAGGAGCTGTTCACGGAGCGGGGCGTGTTTCAGGCGGTCCTGCATTTCTCCAGCAGCCGGGCCACGGTATGGACCCTGGATGACCCCTACCGCTACCGCATCCTGACCCACGAGGCCCTGAGCGACCCCGACACCTGCCTGGCCTTCCCCCACCGGGACTATCCGGAAAACGCCCAGATTCCGTCCCACGCCGTACGCGACGTGCTGGACAACTTCCGGGCCCTGCGCTTCGCGGACGAAACCGTCTACCTGCGCTCCGCGTCCATCAACCTGTTCAACGGCATGATCAGCCTGACCTTCTCCTGCGACGGCTCCCATTACATGACCTGGGCCGATTTCCTGGATCGCTCCATCGACTTCTGGCTCGGCAGCACGGGCTGATCAGCGTGCGAATGGCGTGGACCGGGGTGAGCAAGCGAACCCCAACAATGACTGCCACAGAGGGCACAGAGAAAAAACCAACAGGATTGCAGGTTGGGGTGAGCACAGCGAACCCCAACAATGACGAGGCCGCTCGAACCCCGTTGGGGTTTGCTCCGCTCACCCCAATCTACTGTTCGGAGAAACAAGGGTCTTTCTTCGTCTGCTTCGTGGGGAACAACGAACTCACCCGGTCAGCCGGGCCCGCAGGCCGGGCAGGTCGAAGGTTTCGATGAAGCGCACGCCGCGCGCCGCGAGCGCCCGGGCAACCTCGGGGTCGGCCACCTCGTAGACCGCCATCCGGACCGACTCGAAGGCGATCGGGCCCGATGCGGGCAGACCACGGACATCGCAGAACAAATAGCCGAGCCCCAGGCCGGCCATCCGGTCACGCTCATCCCAGCGGTCGATGACGCCGCCCAGCGCCGACCAGCCGGGGCGGCTTCCATTGGACAGACGCGAACCGGCCTCGGCCAGCAGGGGCACGGAGAACGAGATCAGCACGCACCGATCGGCCACCGGCTCCAGTACCGGACTGACGGCATCCAGCACCGTGCGCACCCCGAAATGGGCCACCGCCACGCGCTTGATCTCCACGAACACCCCGACGCCGGGGTGGTCCTGAAGGCACGCCGCCATCTGTTCCAGACTCGCGAGCCGGTTGTCCGCGAAGCGCTCGCCCAGGCGGTCAGGCTCGGAGGCGCTCAGCCTCAACAACGAGGCCAGGTCCTGTTCGTGGACGGCGCCCGGCACGCCGCAGACGCGCTTGAGATCCGCGTCGTGGAACAGAACGGGCACCCGGTCCGCGGACAGCTGCACGTCCACCTCCACGTACCGCGCGCCGGCGGCGATTGCCGCCTCGATGCCGGGCAGGGAATTCTCCGGGTAGCAGGCCCGATGGCCTCGATGGGCGATGAGTTCAGGGATGACCGGTGCCATAGGGAGAAGGGCGTCCTCGCGCCGGAGACCGTCCGGCATGGACATGACCCGGGCCGGGGGCCGTGGGTTCACGGGCAATATAGCCCCGGACGGCCGCAGGGGCCATGCCCCCGAGGGCCCCTCAGTCCCGCCGGTAGACCCCGAACCGGCACTGCCAGGGATCCGAGTAACCCGCGGGGCAACTGTAAGTGCCCATGAACTCGCGGTCCGGGCTCAGCATGGCGCCGGCGATTCCGCTGCCGGATGACGCCGTGTAATCGCCCCACCACAGGCCGAAATCCCTTTCAAGGAGGGGCAGGTCCATGAGCATGCCGAAGCCGTCGGCGTTCAGGGTGCTGCACAGTCCCGACCCGCAGGTCGCCTCGGATGCCGTCAGTGCAAGCCGGCCGCCGTGCCGGCGCATCTGCCGCCCGAACCAGCTCCCGTCGATATCGCGGAAACGGTAGCGCGGCAGACCGGGGGCATGACGCTCCAGCACCGCGAAATCGAAGAACTCGCTCACCATGATCCCGTGCCGGCGCCCCGGATCGGTGAACAACCTTGCCCGGGAACCGTCGCTGAACCGTGCGCGATACACGCCGTGGGCTTCCTTAAGCAGGTACCCGGTGATGCCGAAGTCGCTCCCGGACAGTCGATGCCGGACGATGTGATCGTCACAGATCCGCCATTCCAGCGTGAACAATGACCCCGCATCGTCTTCCATGGCGCCGAACCAGGTCCCGTCCAGTCCGAGCACCCCGTGGCAGCCGCGCACCTTCGTGTCCTCCACGCAGGCGGACAGCAACGGCAGCAGCAGCACACAGGCCAGCACAATCTTCCACCGTGACCACATGCCCCACCTCCATGCATGCGCCGGCATCACGCGGCGCTTCATGGCGGTCAGCCTGCCGGAGGTTACCTGAACACAGGCTGAGCGGGGACAAAGAAGACGGCTCCTCGACGTTCCCGGTGGGTTCGATCATCACCGAGGATCCATGAACATCAGGGCGATGCCCCCCGTAGGAGCCCGGTCCTCCGGGCGATCCTGATCCCCAGGCCAAACCCCGCTCCCCGGGCGAACGGGCGCCACCGACAAAGGCTTTCCATTCGAAACGTCGAAGCACCAAAAAAACCGGGGCCGCACATGACGGCCCCGGATTGTCTCGGATGATCAGGTTGCCGGGGTCCTGCGGCCCCCGGAACGCCCTGTCAGCACTGGGTGCCGGACTCGTTGGCCGGGCAGTCCCTGGTCACCGGACGCCCCTCGGCGGTCCAGCCCATGATGCCGTCGGTGACGTTGTAGACCTGCTGGTAGCCGGCCTGTTCCACCATGGCCCGGGCCAGCAAACCCGTGCGGTTGCCCACCCGGCAGATGATCGCCACCGGCTGGTCGGGCTTGACCAGTTGATCCAACTCCGCGGGGAAGGTCTGCACGAAGTTGCCGCGCTCATCGAACGCGGTCAGCAGATAGCTGCCTTCCACCACGCCGGTCTCGCTCCACTCGTCCGCGCGGCGCACGTCGATCACGGTGACGCCCTCCTTCACCAGTTCCGCGAATCGGGTGTTGTCCACCTCGGTAAAGGGCGGCGGCTCCACGGCCAGCAGTTCCACCTCGAAACGCAGCGTGGCGTTGGGCGGAATCACGCCGCCCGCGCCCGCCGGCCCGTAGGCCAGGTCCGGCGGAATGATCATCTCGCGCTTGCCGCCCACACGCATGCCCTCAATGCCCATCTCCCAGCCGGGGATCACCTGGCCCATGCCGAGCACCAGGGTAAACGGGGTATCGCGGTCATGACTGGAGTCGAACTGCGTGCCATCCTCCAGCCAGCCGGTGTAGTGGACCTGAATGGTGGTGTTGCGCACGGCCTTGTCGCCCTCGCCTTCGGTCAGGTCGGTGACCTGCACTTCCGCCGCGCCGGCGGCCGCCATGAACACGAACATCAGGGCGGGAATCCAGAATCTCATATGCACAGAAAACTCCCGAATTTGTATGGATCTACCGCAGGAATCGGCTCAGCTTAACACAGCCCGTCAGCCGGGACCGGGCGGGGGGTCACTCCTCCGGGATGCGCGCCCGCACGGCATCGCGGTCGAACCACCATTTCTCCCCGACGATGGCGTTGACGATCAGGCCCAGTCGCGGAAACAGCCGCTCGATGTTGTTGAGCTCGTACATCTCGATCCAGGTCTCGAGGGTTTCCTGGTCCTCGATGCCCCGATGACGGCGCGCCACCTTGGCGATCACCTGGTTGGTCAGAAAGGTCAGGTTGTCCCGTTCGCGCCCCTCGGTGCGCAGCCCGGCGATGTAATGAGCCACCATGGCCGCCACAGCGGCACCGTCGGAATCCTCGGGCGTCTCGTCCACCACGTGATTGAGCATGCCCACGGTGGTGTGTGCCTGGATGGGGAACGTCACTCCCAGCCAGACCCCGTGACCCAGGGCCACGATGGAATCGTCCTGTTCACTGCGATAGAGGATATCGCAGGCCTCCACCGCCTCCTGCCACGCGCCGGCCTCCACCAGGGGCTCGACCAGGGGCCGGACCGTCTCCCAGGCCTCTTCGAGGCGCTCGAGGCCCAGCAGGGCCTCGCCCATGTCCAGCAGCACGTGGGCACGCTCCGGCAGGGGGGCGTCATCGGGCATCGCCGCCAGGCGCACCTGCAGATCCGCCAGCTGCTGCTCCATGGCGGCCTGATCCGTGGAGAGGACGCCGGTGAAGGGATTGCCGGGGCGGGTTTCGGGGTCGTGTTCCATGCGTGGGGCTCCGTGGCGTGGGGGACTGTCCGGGCGTGGGCGTCTGGCTTTTTACCGAAGCGGGGCCCGGTTGGCAACCAGCCCCTTCGGATACAGGGTCTTTACTCCCCTATAATGGGCGCCCGTCCTGAACAATCGAGGCATGCAATGAAGAACTACCAGTCGCTGGTGGACGAAGCGCTGACCCGGGTGCCTGAGGTCATGCCCTGGGACCTGCGCGAGCGCCTTCAGGGCCCGGACCGGCCGGTGCTCCTGGACATCCGCGAACCGGAAGAATACGCCGCCATGCACATCCCGGACAGCCTGCACGTGCCCCGGGGCATCCTGGAGGCGGCGGCCGAATGGGGCTTTGACGAGACCGAACCGCGCCTGGCGGGGGCCCGGGACGAGGAGGTCGTGGTGATCTGCCGCTCCGGCCGGCGCAGTGCCCTGGCGGCACGGACCCTGCAGGAGCTGGGATTCACCCGTGTGCAGTCCCTCAAGCTGGGCGTGCGCGGCTGGAACGACGACGACGGCCCCCTTGAGGACGCCCGAGGCGAACCGGTGGACCCCGACGAGGCCGACGAGTACCTGCGGGTCAAGGTGCGGCCGGACCAGATGGGCCCCGATTCCTGACCCGCACCGATGGGTTACACTTGGCCGCATTTCCCACAACAGCGGAGCCTGTGCCATGCCGAGACTGCCAGCCTTGATCCTCCTTACCGTCCTGCTCGCGGCCTGCGGGGGCAACGGTGCCGACAGCGTCGAGGGTGGCGTGGGCGGCGTAGTCAGCCTGGACCCGCAGCTCGCCGGCCAGGCGACGCCCGGGGAAACCGTTTTCCTGTTCGCGCGCCGCCCCGACGGCCCGCCCATGCCGCTGGCGATTCAGCGCCTGCAGGTGCAGGATCTCCCCTACCGCTTCCGGCTGGACGACAGCCACGCCATGACGGACATGACCCTTTCCTCGGTGGATCGGGTGGTGGTGGTGGCCCGTGTATCGCGCTCCGGCCGGGCGATGCCGGCCTCGGGGGATCTGGAGGGTCAGAGCGGGCCGGTGACCACCGGCACGGGCAATCTGGAGATCGTCATCGACCGCGTGCTGCCCTGACGGCACGGCCGGGCGGCAGGACGCCCGGCAGTCGAAGCCCGCACGCCCCGGGCACGGGCGGATCAGCGCTTCCCGGGGGTCCCGGTGCGCAGGCGCTCCTCCTGCGCGCGCAGTTCCGGCGTCAATGCCTCGCCAAAGTCCTCCGGTTCGAACACCTGGCGGATCTCGATCTCGGCCTCCGAGCCGGGCATGGGGTTGGGGCAGCGCTTCACCCACTCGATGGCCTCCTCCTTGGACCTGACCTGCCAAAGCCAGTAACCCGCGATCAGTTCTTTGGTCTCGCTGAACGGGCCGTCGATGACCGTGCGCCGGTCGCCGGCAAAGCGCACGCGTGCGCCCTTGCTGCTTGGCTGCAGCCCTTCACCGGCCAGGAGAATGCCGGCCCGGGCCAGTTCCTCGTTGTACCTTCCCATCGCCTCCAGCAGTTCCCGGCTCGGCAGCCTGCCGGCCTCGGAATCCCTGCTCGCCTTCACAATGATCATGAATCGCATGCTCGTCTCTTCGCGGATTGTGCCATTACCAACCTGTCGAACGGCCGGGCACCGATTCGACAGGTAACCGCCCGCTATGCCCGCGTCGCCACGGTCAGGAGATAGGTATTCTCGATCACCGCGGTACCGTCGGTGGCGCGGTTGTAGCGGTGGAACACCGCCCCGAGGTCCTCCTGCAGTCGTTCCCTTCCGCCCTTGCCGACTGCGCGGATCGCCGGACCGAAGTACGTCAGGAACAGATCCACGGCATGATCCACCGACCGGTAATACTGCAGTGCCGTGCGCTTCTCGCTCTCGATCGAGCGCGTGCCATCACCCAGCAACTCCGCCAGCCCGGCATCGGTCCCCCAGCGAAGCGGCGGCTTCACGCCGGGCGGAGGCGGCACGTACCTGGCATTGGTCGCAAAGAAATCACCGCTCCAGCCCTCGGGGACCGGCGTCGCCAGTCCGATGCGGCCGCCGGGCCTGCAGACACGCAGCATCTCGCGGGCCGCCTTCTCCTGGTCCGGGGCGAACTGCATGCCATACACCGAGAGCACCACGTCGAAACTTCCGTCGGCAAACGGCAGGGACTGCGCATCCCCCACCTGGAACACCGCATCCAGATCGTCTGCCTCCGCCCGCCTTCGGGCACGATCGATCAGCTCGGGGACGTAATCGATGCCGGTGACCTCGCAATACCTTCGTGCCGCCACCAGTGCCGCGGTCCCGCTGCCGCACGCGATATCCAGCACCCGCTGTCCGCCATGGGGATCCACGGCCTCACACAGCGCTTCGGCCATGCAGACGTTCTGGCGGGCAATCTGATGAAAGTCACCCGTGGCCCAGGTCTCCTTCTGCTTCGCCGTAACGGCATCCAGATCGACGGTGTTGCCTGCTTCGCTCATGGGAGTTTCCTCCTTCGCTTCCGAGGCGGGAACTGCTGACCTGCTGATGGCGATCGGCATGCCCGCCGTCCCGTGCTTGCGTGCGGCGGGGAAGACCCGCCTCCGTGGGTATGACATGCCGGAATGCGAGAACTGCCGCCGAACCCGTCCTCATTCCATCCGGTTTATGACGAACTCACCCTGGACATATCGATCATTCGAATCCCGCAAGGATCCTCGCGATCGACGCGTTGGTATCCGGAGAAGGGCTACCCCGCCCCGTCCGCTGCCG carries:
- a CDS encoding TlpA family protein disulfide reductase, which produces MPYRYLLFVLVLFPLLILSSTTQAAEFTVPLGGGDRLDVQVTEGHGDGPLFVWLINQYGERRGVDDLASRLAARGATVWQVDLLKSLLLQRDNETVRALQGDPVAALLQAAADSGLGPVVVIACDRMSVPLLRGLRTWQEGAADMSAVAGGVLFFPNLFRGTPVAGEDPELMGITGATTLPVAVMQPELGTHRLRLAELLETLHRAGSPAYGWLIPGMRDYYLFHTESPDSGVFEGFGGEVPPDVRAVLDETPARLMAAARLLTATPRPERMGALDPDADRSIATAYGLVERPAEPAPGYDLLDARGERHTLEESLGRVTLVNFWATWCPPCVHEIPSMNRLAAAYHEDEFAIVSINFQEDAAHILAFMDEVQVDFPVLMDVDGAVSARWRVFALPSSFLLDARGRVRYSVNTAIEWDTEEVRAVIDRLRSEE
- a CDS encoding aminoacyl-tRNA deacylase; the encoded protein is MAIAETLKAFLDGHGVDYQVVTHAHTPSANRSAEAAHVPGDSLAKAVVLENGGQLLLAALPATRRLKLGRLHQALGEHVGLATEAEMGRLFPDCERGAVPALGAAYGMETLLDDSLAAQDDVYIEGGDHESLIHLSGESFRTLLGQARHGDFSTHV
- a CDS encoding PDC sensor domain-containing protein, giving the protein MDNLKRAIEQHHRRLEGLLHDPLQRIAQRLPAAWPDREALDAVLEPAIREIPECTFLYAVNTAGVQLSDNIARTGLLPEYFGRDRSQRPYMKEVVPADGFLLSDAYISLYARRPSITALQLIRDAEGNALGFLGADFDLRNLPDIASLYEETTEWRQIKGDPSIRGAVFQQSRAESVMDREMESVLSILEELFTERGVFQAVLHFSSSRATVWTLDDPYRYRILTHEALSDPDTCLAFPHRDYPENAQIPSHAVRDVLDNFRALRFADETVYLRSASINLFNGMISLTFSCDGSHYMTWADFLDRSIDFWLGSTG
- a CDS encoding glycerophosphodiester phosphodiesterase family protein, whose translation is MAPVIPELIAHRGHRACYPENSLPGIEAAIAAGARYVEVDVQLSADRVPVLFHDADLKRVCGVPGAVHEQDLASLLRLSASEPDRLGERFADNRLASLEQMAACLQDHPGVGVFVEIKRVAVAHFGVRTVLDAVSPVLEPVADRCVLISFSVPLLAEAGSRLSNGSRPGWSALGGVIDRWDERDRMAGLGLGYLFCDVRGLPASGPIAFESVRMAVYEVADPEVARALAARGVRFIETFDLPGLRARLTG
- a CDS encoding FKBP-type peptidyl-prolyl cis-trans isomerase, which encodes MRFWIPALMFVFMAAAGAAEVQVTDLTEGEGDKAVRNTTIQVHYTGWLEDGTQFDSSHDRDTPFTLVLGMGQVIPGWEMGIEGMRVGGKREMIIPPDLAYGPAGAGGVIPPNATLRFEVELLAVEPPPFTEVDNTRFAELVKEGVTVIDVRRADEWSETGVVEGSYLLTAFDERGNFVQTFPAELDQLVKPDQPVAIICRVGNRTGLLARAMVEQAGYQQVYNVTDGIMGWTAEGRPVTRDCPANESGTQC
- a CDS encoding rhodanese-like domain-containing protein; protein product: MKNYQSLVDEALTRVPEVMPWDLRERLQGPDRPVLLDIREPEEYAAMHIPDSLHVPRGILEAAAEWGFDETEPRLAGARDEEVVVICRSGRRSALAARTLQELGFTRVQSLKLGVRGWNDDDGPLEDARGEPVDPDEADEYLRVKVRPDQMGPDS
- a CDS encoding c-type cytochrome biogenesis protein CcmI/CycH encodes the protein MPRLPALILLTVLLAACGGNGADSVEGGVGGVVSLDPQLAGQATPGETVFLFARRPDGPPMPLAIQRLQVQDLPYRFRLDDSHAMTDMTLSSVDRVVVVARVSRSGRAMPASGDLEGQSGPVTTGTGNLEIVIDRVLP
- a CDS encoding YciI family protein codes for the protein MRFMIIVKASRDSEAGRLPSRELLEAMGRYNEELARAGILLAGEGLQPSSKGARVRFAGDRRTVIDGPFSETKELIAGYWLWQVRSKEEAIEWVKRCPNPMPGSEAEIEIRQVFEPEDFGEALTPELRAQEERLRTGTPGKR
- a CDS encoding class I SAM-dependent methyltransferase, with translation MSEAGNTVDLDAVTAKQKETWATGDFHQIARQNVCMAEALCEAVDPHGGQRVLDIACGSGTAALVAARRYCEVTGIDYVPELIDRARRRAEADDLDAVFQVGDAQSLPFADGSFDVVLSVYGMQFAPDQEKAAREMLRVCRPGGRIGLATPVPEGWSGDFFATNARYVPPPPGVKPPLRWGTDAGLAELLGDGTRSIESEKRTALQYYRSVDHAVDLFLTYFGPAIRAVGKGGRERLQEDLGAVFHRYNRATDGTAVIENTYLLTVATRA